A single region of the Chryseobacterium culicis genome encodes:
- a CDS encoding fumarate reductase/succinate dehydrogenase flavoprotein subunit, which translates to MSKLDSRIPAGPLKDKWKNHKDHMNLVAPNNRDKIDIIVVGTGLAGGSAAATLAEQGYNVKAFCYQDSPRRAHSIAAQGGINAAKNYQGDGDSTYRLFYDTIKGGDYRAREANVYRLAEVSANIIDQCVSQGVPFGRDYGGQLDNRSFGGVQVKRTFYAKGQTGQQLLLGAYSSMSRQIGKGRIKMYNRHEMLDLVIVDGKARGIIARNLVTGEIERHSAHAVVIASGGYGNVYFLSTNAMGSNVSAAWKIHKKGAYFANPCYVQIHPTCIPVHGTQQSKLTLMSESLRNSGRIWVPKKIEDSVAIREGKLRPENIKEEDRDYYLERRYPAFGNLVPRDVASRAGKERCDAGFGIENNDTKEGVYLDFSTEIIKKGKEAAIEKHIHNPTDQQIYDLGKAWIEEKYGNLFVMYEKITADDPYKTPMKIYPAVHYTMGGVWVDYNLQSTIPGCFVIGEANFSDHGANRLGASALMQGLADGYFVLPYTIADYLSADIRTGTIPTNSGAFDEAEKGIKEKIDFFLNNKGTHSVDHFHKQLGNIMWNKVGMGRTPEGLREAIKEIEEVKNDFWKNVKVPGDAEGMNTELEKAFRVADFIELGQLMAIDALHRNESCGGHFREDHATPEGEAERDDVNFKYVGAWEYQGDDIKQEVLHKEDLIYDNIEVKARSYK; encoded by the coding sequence ATGAGTAAATTAGATTCAAGAATTCCAGCGGGTCCTCTTAAAGACAAGTGGAAAAATCATAAAGACCATATGAACCTTGTTGCACCAAACAACAGAGATAAGATTGATATTATTGTTGTAGGTACAGGTTTGGCAGGAGGTTCTGCAGCAGCTACACTGGCTGAGCAAGGATATAATGTAAAAGCATTCTGCTACCAGGATTCTCCAAGAAGAGCGCACTCTATTGCAGCTCAGGGAGGGATCAACGCCGCTAAAAACTATCAGGGAGACGGTGACTCTACTTACAGATTATTCTATGATACCATTAAAGGTGGTGACTATAGAGCAAGAGAGGCTAACGTTTACAGACTTGCTGAAGTTTCTGCAAATATTATTGACCAGTGTGTTTCCCAAGGGGTTCCTTTCGGGAGAGATTACGGCGGTCAGCTAGATAACCGTTCATTTGGTGGAGTTCAGGTAAAAAGAACTTTCTATGCAAAAGGACAAACAGGACAGCAGTTATTATTAGGTGCATACTCTTCAATGAGCCGCCAGATCGGTAAAGGAAGAATCAAGATGTACAACCGTCATGAAATGCTTGACCTTGTAATTGTAGATGGAAAAGCAAGAGGAATTATCGCAAGAAACCTTGTAACAGGTGAGATCGAAAGACACTCTGCTCACGCTGTAGTAATTGCTTCGGGAGGATACGGAAACGTATATTTCCTTTCTACCAACGCAATGGGATCAAACGTTTCTGCAGCCTGGAAAATTCACAAGAAAGGAGCGTACTTTGCAAACCCTTGCTACGTACAGATTCACCCGACTTGTATTCCTGTTCACGGAACACAACAGTCTAAACTGACTTTGATGTCTGAATCTCTTAGAAACTCTGGAAGAATCTGGGTTCCTAAGAAAATTGAAGATTCTGTAGCCATCAGAGAAGGCAAATTAAGACCTGAAAATATTAAAGAAGAAGATAGAGATTATTATTTAGAAAGAAGATATCCTGCATTCGGAAACTTAGTACCTAGAGACGTTGCGTCTAGAGCGGGTAAAGAAAGATGCGATGCTGGTTTCGGAATCGAAAATAATGATACGAAAGAAGGTGTTTACTTAGATTTCTCTACAGAAATTATCAAAAAAGGTAAAGAAGCCGCTATCGAAAAACATATTCATAATCCTACAGATCAGCAGATTTATGATTTAGGAAAAGCTTGGATTGAGGAGAAATATGGTAACTTGTTCGTTATGTACGAAAAGATTACGGCTGATGATCCTTACAAAACTCCAATGAAGATTTATCCTGCAGTTCACTACACAATGGGAGGTGTTTGGGTTGATTATAACCTTCAGTCTACCATTCCTGGATGTTTCGTAATCGGTGAAGCTAACTTCTCTGACCACGGAGCTAACAGACTTGGTGCTTCTGCATTGATGCAGGGTCTTGCTGACGGATATTTCGTACTTCCTTACACGATTGCAGATTATCTTTCTGCAGATATCAGAACAGGAACTATTCCTACCAATTCAGGAGCGTTTGACGAAGCTGAAAAAGGAATTAAAGAAAAAATTGATTTCTTCTTAAATAATAAAGGAACTCATTCTGTAGACCACTTCCATAAGCAATTAGGAAACATTATGTGGAACAAAGTTGGGATGGGAAGAACTCCTGAAGGTTTAAGAGAGGCAATCAAAGAAATTGAAGAAGTGAAAAACGATTTCTGGAAAAACGTAAAAGTTCCTGGAGATGCTGAAGGAATGAACACTGAACTTGAAAAAGCATTCAGAGTGGCAGACTTTATTGAACTTGGACAATTGATGGCTATTGATGCATTACACAGAAATGAATCTTGTGGTGGGCATTTCAGAGAAGATCATGCTACTCCGGAAGGAGAAGCAGAAAGAGATGACGTGAACTTTAAATATGTAGGAGCTTGGGAATATCAAGGTGATGATATCAAACAAGAAGTTCTGCATAAAGAAGATCTTATCTATGACAATATCGAAGTTAAAGCGAGAAGTTACAAATAA
- a CDS encoding succinate dehydrogenase cytochrome b subunit — MAGLTSSTIGRKYAMALSALFLLIFLILHLTTNLLSVLNKDAFNTASDFMGYNPFVQFLMQPILGFAVIFHFVMGFVLEIKNNKARPVKYAANNASVNSSWMSRNMIISGAVILAFLALHLYDFWLHEINYKYVEGLTPDAERFWPELHEKFADLWRVALYVISFVLLGLHLAHGFQSSFQSIGARHPKYTPVIKAFGTWYSILIPAGFIIVAVFHFITQ; from the coding sequence ATGGCAGGTTTAACGAGTTCTACGATAGGTAGAAAATATGCTATGGCATTATCAGCTCTATTTTTGCTGATTTTTCTTATACTGCATTTGACGACCAATTTGTTATCAGTTCTGAACAAAGATGCATTCAATACAGCATCTGACTTCATGGGCTATAATCCTTTTGTGCAGTTCTTAATGCAGCCTATTCTTGGTTTTGCAGTAATTTTCCATTTCGTAATGGGATTTGTGCTTGAAATCAAGAATAATAAAGCGCGTCCGGTAAAGTATGCAGCAAACAACGCATCAGTGAATTCTTCATGGATGTCCAGAAATATGATTATTTCCGGAGCTGTTATCTTAGCTTTCTTAGCGCTTCACTTATATGATTTCTGGTTGCATGAAATTAATTACAAGTATGTAGAAGGATTAACTCCTGATGCAGAACGTTTCTGGCCTGAACTTCATGAGAAGTTTGCTGATCTTTGGAGAGTGGCTCTATATGTAATTTCTTTTGTTCTACTAGGATTACACTTAGCTCACGGATTCCAGTCTTCATTCCAGTCTATTGGAGCAAGACATCCAAAATACACGCCGGTGATCAAAGCTTTCGGGACATGGTATTCAATCCTTATCCCAGCAGGATTCATCATCGTAGCAGTTTTCCATTTTATAACTCAATAA
- a CDS encoding ComEC/Rec2 family competence protein, translating to MHKQPLLILALCFILGILFQDKIVLTESFVYGIAAICLVLLVLICFHSYFLHKTKVIWLVLLFFGAGSILHFYNAYSPDNKVLVGKKETVTFKIAQKLNSSGKYRKYEGAAQVGNTRFNSIFYVPKDRKELDFIHYYKAEAYVTQAKTAQYDFQFDYARYLKRKHIDYQIYISKEIVSAERNEVTMADKMRQYRLMVLHKIDTTEMSGKTKEFLKGIILADRTEIDADTVKDFNKSGLVHFLAISGTHIVVIFGIFYFLLIRFTPLRFRKYTVIASLVFIWLFAAFIGFGNSVLRSCIMLSVYFAFVLLQRKPDLLHSLALSAFFILIGDTQQLFDVGFQLSFLAVLGIYWLNQPLLKHFPKQDNYIKKLLFNTITISLSAQLATLPLVLYYFHQFSFISIIANFVVVPFSELIIVFSFIMTALVSFGIDFEFLNGIYDCIIRILLKIIHSFAEIDLLFFENIPMNILEVLSVSAVVYVLRPVILKFNFKNLMRLIMAAIVFLIIRTGSTAFEHRKEEILIHHFNKNKIFSVKNGDRVCFWISDMENMAEVLQYIINPYCASRRVDHFEVKTLSSSVQKVVFRDKIYDLK from the coding sequence TTGCACAAGCAGCCTCTTCTTATTCTGGCCCTATGTTTTATTCTTGGGATTCTTTTTCAGGATAAAATAGTGTTGACGGAATCTTTCGTTTATGGGATTGCTGCAATCTGCTTAGTTCTGCTTGTTTTAATCTGTTTTCATTCTTACTTTCTGCACAAAACCAAAGTTATCTGGCTTGTGCTTTTGTTCTTTGGTGCTGGGAGTATCCTTCATTTTTATAATGCTTATTCTCCGGATAATAAGGTTCTGGTAGGGAAAAAAGAAACGGTTACTTTTAAGATCGCTCAGAAATTAAATTCTTCTGGAAAATATAGAAAATACGAAGGTGCAGCACAGGTGGGAAATACACGTTTCAATTCCATTTTTTATGTTCCAAAAGACAGAAAAGAGCTGGATTTTATTCACTATTATAAAGCTGAAGCGTATGTAACACAAGCAAAAACGGCCCAATATGATTTTCAGTTTGATTATGCCAGATATCTGAAACGGAAACATATTGATTACCAGATTTATATTTCAAAAGAAATTGTATCTGCAGAACGGAATGAGGTAACGATGGCGGATAAAATGCGGCAATATAGACTTATGGTTCTTCATAAAATTGATACAACTGAAATGTCAGGAAAGACCAAAGAATTTTTAAAAGGAATTATTCTTGCCGACCGTACAGAGATTGATGCGGATACTGTAAAAGATTTCAATAAATCCGGGCTGGTTCATTTTTTGGCTATTTCCGGAACCCATATTGTGGTTATCTTCGGGATATTTTATTTTTTGCTGATCCGTTTTACTCCCTTACGATTCAGAAAATATACTGTAATTGCAAGCTTGGTTTTTATCTGGCTGTTTGCTGCTTTTATTGGATTTGGAAATTCAGTGTTGCGATCCTGTATCATGCTCAGTGTTTATTTTGCTTTTGTATTGCTTCAGCGGAAACCGGATTTGCTTCATTCACTGGCTTTATCTGCATTTTTTATTTTAATTGGTGATACCCAGCAACTTTTTGATGTGGGTTTTCAGCTTAGCTTTTTGGCTGTTTTGGGGATTTATTGGTTGAATCAGCCTCTGTTGAAACATTTTCCAAAACAGGATAACTATATTAAAAAACTCCTGTTTAATACCATCACAATATCTTTATCAGCACAGTTGGCAACCCTTCCTTTGGTCTTGTATTATTTTCATCAGTTTTCATTCATATCAATCATTGCCAATTTTGTTGTTGTTCCTTTTTCTGAACTCATTATTGTTTTCTCTTTTATAATGACTGCCCTGGTTTCTTTTGGAATTGATTTTGAATTTCTCAATGGGATTTATGATTGTATTATACGGATTCTATTGAAAATAATCCACAGTTTTGCTGAGATTGACCTTCTATTTTTTGAAAATATTCCAATGAATATCCTGGAAGTACTTTCGGTGTCTGCTGTAGTTTATGTATTAAGGCCGGTTATCTTAAAGTTCAATTTTAAAAATCTTATGAGACTGATAATGGCGGCCATCGTTTTTTTGATAATAAGAACGGGAAGCACAGCTTTTGAACATCGGAAAGAAGAGATATTGATTCATCATTTTAATAAAAACAAAATTTTTTCAGTAAAAAATGGGGATAGAGTATGTTTCTGGATTTCGGATATGGAAAATATGGCAGAGGTTTTACAGTATATAATAAATCCCTATTGTGCCTCCAGGAGAGTAGATCATTTTGAGGTAAAAACCTTGTCATCCTCCGTTCAAAAAGTAGTTTTCAGAGATAAGATTTACGATCTGAAATGA
- a CDS encoding glycoside hydrolase family 99 protein, giving the protein MNYCTRFLLLLTFTLFFSHSFAQQNNIRDKAQIFYYGWYGNPSTDGSYQHWNHEILPHWSNPKWNNMGHHQGGDDIGANFYPALGNYSSNDTKIIEKHMKMIKESGVGVVVVSWLGKDSYTDKSLINYLDIADRFDLKIAFHIEPFYKNTSELKEQLSYLIKTYSNHHAFYKKEGKPLLYVYDSYKIPKEEWAKMLSENGEKTIRNTELDALYIGLWVEKDDAKFFESSGFDGFYTYFASEGFVYGSTTANWNFMAQYAKDHHLIFIPCVGPGYSDTRIRPWNEANFKSRNNGKYYEKMFDAAIKVNPDFIGITSFNEWHEGTQIEPAIPKKSGDFKYEDYGKDPLFYIKETKRLTDKFLKKK; this is encoded by the coding sequence ATGAATTATTGTACCCGTTTCCTGTTATTACTGACATTCACCTTATTTTTCTCCCATAGTTTTGCCCAGCAGAACAACATAAGAGATAAAGCTCAGATATTTTATTACGGCTGGTATGGAAATCCATCAACAGACGGAAGTTATCAACACTGGAATCATGAAATTCTTCCTCACTGGAGCAATCCGAAATGGAACAATATGGGGCATCACCAGGGAGGAGATGATATCGGGGCTAATTTTTATCCGGCACTTGGAAATTATAGTTCCAACGACACGAAGATCATTGAAAAACATATGAAAATGATCAAAGAGTCCGGAGTAGGAGTCGTGGTGGTAAGCTGGCTGGGAAAAGATTCATACACGGATAAAAGCCTTATCAATTATTTGGATATTGCAGATCGTTTTGATTTGAAAATTGCATTTCACATTGAACCGTTTTATAAAAATACATCAGAATTAAAGGAGCAGCTTTCTTACCTTATAAAAACATATTCCAATCACCATGCTTTCTATAAAAAAGAGGGAAAACCTCTGTTGTATGTATATGATAGTTATAAAATACCTAAAGAAGAATGGGCAAAAATGCTGTCTGAAAATGGCGAAAAAACAATCCGAAATACAGAATTAGATGCTCTTTATATCGGACTTTGGGTTGAAAAAGATGATGCGAAATTTTTTGAATCGTCAGGTTTTGACGGTTTCTATACCTATTTTGCCAGCGAAGGTTTTGTATATGGAAGCACAACCGCTAATTGGAATTTTATGGCCCAATATGCTAAAGATCATCATCTGATTTTTATTCCTTGTGTAGGCCCTGGATATTCAGATACAAGAATCCGCCCATGGAACGAAGCGAATTTCAAAAGCCGAAACAATGGAAAGTATTATGAAAAGATGTTTGATGCTGCCATAAAAGTAAACCCTGATTTCATCGGGATCACCTCATTCAATGAATGGCATGAAGGAACCCAGATAGAACCTGCTATTCCTAAAAAATCGGGAGATTTTAAATATGAAGATTATGGGAAAGATCCGTTGTTTTATATCAAAGAAACTAAGCGTTTGACGGATAAATTTCTGAAAAAGAAATAG
- the lpxB gene encoding lipid-A-disaccharide synthase, whose translation MKYYIIAGEASGDLHGSNLMKALKQKDSNAEFRFWGGDLMKAQGGILVKHYRDLAFMGFLEVVMNLRTILNNIKFCKEDIQKNRPDVLILVDYPGFNLRIARFAKELGIKVVYYISPQLWAWKEGRVEIIKKYVDEMMVILPFEEDFYRKHGVHSHFVGHPLLDAISDLQEISIEKFKSEHGLNEKEIIALLPGSREQEVEKMLEIMLSVRPHFKNYQFVIAGAPSLPKEFYEKYVDDNVHFVSNKTYDLLRCSKAALVTSGTATLETALLNIPEVVCYRGSKISYAIAKRLVKNINYISLVNLIMDREVVKELIQNDLNTKNLVEELNKILTGEKREQVLNDYNLLREKLGGKGASDHAAEVILNV comes from the coding sequence ATGAAGTATTATATTATTGCAGGAGAAGCTTCTGGTGACTTACATGGAAGTAATCTGATGAAAGCCTTAAAACAAAAGGATTCCAATGCAGAATTCAGATTTTGGGGTGGCGACCTCATGAAAGCTCAGGGCGGAATATTGGTGAAACATTACCGTGACCTTGCCTTTATGGGATTCCTGGAAGTGGTGATGAACCTTCGTACCATTCTGAATAATATTAAATTCTGTAAAGAGGATATTCAAAAGAACAGACCTGACGTTTTGATTTTGGTAGATTATCCGGGTTTCAATCTGAGAATTGCCAGATTTGCCAAAGAACTTGGAATTAAGGTGGTGTATTATATTTCACCACAGCTTTGGGCTTGGAAAGAAGGCCGCGTAGAAATTATCAAAAAATATGTGGATGAAATGATGGTGATTCTTCCTTTCGAAGAAGATTTTTACAGAAAACATGGAGTTCATTCCCATTTTGTAGGCCATCCTTTGCTGGATGCTATTTCAGATTTACAGGAAATCAGTATTGAAAAATTCAAATCTGAGCATGGACTGAACGAAAAAGAAATCATTGCATTATTACCGGGTTCCAGAGAACAGGAGGTAGAAAAAATGCTTGAAATAATGCTTTCTGTAAGACCGCACTTTAAAAATTACCAGTTTGTAATTGCTGGAGCACCCAGTCTTCCAAAAGAATTTTACGAGAAATATGTGGATGATAATGTTCATTTTGTTTCCAATAAAACTTATGACCTGCTGAGATGCTCAAAAGCAGCTCTTGTTACGTCAGGAACGGCTACTCTGGAAACTGCATTATTGAATATCCCTGAAGTAGTCTGTTATCGCGGAAGTAAAATTTCCTACGCTATTGCTAAAAGATTAGTGAAAAACATCAATTATATTTCTCTGGTTAATCTGATTATGGATAGAGAAGTGGTAAAAGAATTGATTCAAAATGATCTGAATACTAAAAACCTGGTAGAAGAACTCAACAAGATTTTAACAGGAGAAAAAAGAGAACAGGTTCTGAATGACTATAATCTTCTGAGAGAAAAACTTGGCGGAAAAGGAGCCAGCGACCATGCCGCTGAGGTAATATTAAACGTATAG
- a CDS encoding DUF2480 family protein yields the protein MSEEFEIRNKVAESGLINFDLTTLLPKGERKGIDLKDFLFQEMILKEKDFREKVDAIDTEQYRDAYIYIYNSVDTIIPLWAYFVLTAKLTEVAKKIVFGNREDLEVILMHNAIQTHDFEEMRGKRVLVKGCSDKEIPENAYIELVEQLKPIVKSLMFGEACSNVPIIKN from the coding sequence ATGTCAGAAGAATTTGAAATCCGGAATAAAGTTGCAGAAAGCGGCCTTATCAATTTTGACCTTACCACTTTACTTCCAAAAGGGGAAAGAAAAGGTATTGACCTTAAAGATTTCCTTTTTCAGGAAATGATCCTTAAAGAAAAAGATTTCCGTGAAAAGGTTGATGCCATCGATACGGAACAATATAGAGACGCCTATATATACATTTACAATTCTGTAGATACTATTATTCCGCTTTGGGCGTATTTTGTTTTAACAGCCAAGCTTACAGAAGTAGCAAAGAAAATCGTTTTTGGAAACCGCGAAGATCTGGAAGTTATTTTAATGCACAATGCCATCCAGACTCATGATTTTGAGGAAATGAGAGGAAAAAGAGTACTTGTAAAAGGTTGTTCCGATAAAGAAATCCCTGAAAACGCCTATATTGAATTGGTAGAACAATTAAAACCCATTGTAAAATCTCTGATGTTCGGAGAAGCTTGTTCGAATGTTCCTATCATAAAGAACTAA
- a CDS encoding protein O-mannosyl-transferase family yields MNKYLSAVFLFIIFLGIYYFGSFSKIPFADCVGFVFSAEKGIWETTATATSHFLYINTVIFIKNLAGINAIEASRFLVVSSGAATVSVIYLTVKSISKTEWASLTAAFVFGFSFTFWRNAEIVEVYTYNSLWVSLFFFSMIRSFTEKKRIYILLSSLFLGISLWVHIQNILLIPALVVFLFYFRNEKKYAVVSLLIFAALFSSLFVLNISQGLPFKSPYSSDQGTWVEDSLKKDTFQYVKDFFQSLGYLLYNFNLFIYFGIAGIFLLYKTNRKMFFVFTVGAVCVYGFSTFYAVSDNYVFFLPFNIIFALSIGYGLSSTKYTSLRKFSWVCLLIPVGYLLVYKVILLTEKGKEFHTFKEYKGGLNYYALPWMNNNVGILEFTIDKKQAPEPIEWMTISAIEYIKLLKSKGYTEEEIRKL; encoded by the coding sequence ATGAACAAATATTTATCAGCAGTATTTTTGTTTATTATTTTTCTTGGAATCTATTATTTCGGAAGTTTTTCAAAAATTCCTTTTGCCGATTGTGTTGGGTTTGTGTTCAGTGCAGAAAAGGGTATATGGGAAACAACGGCTACGGCAACAAGCCACTTTCTCTATATCAACACCGTTATTTTTATCAAAAACCTGGCAGGCATTAATGCTATTGAAGCAAGCAGGTTTTTGGTTGTTTCTTCAGGTGCCGCTACGGTTTCTGTTATTTATCTCACGGTAAAAAGCATTTCAAAAACAGAATGGGCATCTCTTACAGCTGCTTTTGTTTTTGGTTTTAGCTTTACCTTCTGGAGAAATGCGGAGATCGTAGAAGTATATACTTATAATTCTCTTTGGGTAAGTCTTTTCTTTTTTTCAATGATCAGAAGCTTTACTGAAAAGAAAAGAATCTATATCCTGTTGAGCAGCCTCTTTTTAGGAATCAGTTTATGGGTGCATATTCAGAATATTCTTCTGATCCCTGCTTTGGTTGTCTTCTTATTTTACTTCAGAAATGAAAAAAAATACGCAGTGGTTTCGCTATTGATTTTTGCTGCATTATTCAGCTCTCTATTCGTTCTGAATATTTCCCAGGGACTTCCTTTCAAATCGCCTTATAGTTCTGATCAGGGAACCTGGGTAGAAGATTCGTTGAAAAAAGACACCTTTCAATATGTAAAAGATTTTTTTCAATCTTTGGGATACCTTTTATATAATTTCAACCTCTTTATCTATTTTGGAATCGCAGGAATTTTCTTATTGTATAAGACGAATAGAAAAATGTTTTTTGTTTTTACAGTAGGAGCAGTATGTGTATATGGGTTTTCAACCTTTTATGCTGTATCAGATAATTACGTATTTTTCCTACCATTCAATATAATTTTTGCCTTATCCATCGGGTACGGTCTTTCTTCAACAAAGTATACCAGTCTCCGAAAATTTTCATGGGTATGCCTGTTGATTCCTGTGGGATATCTTCTAGTCTATAAAGTCATATTATTAACAGAAAAAGGAAAAGAATTTCACACGTTTAAGGAGTATAAAGGAGGGCTTAATTATTATGCACTTCCATGGATGAATAACAATGTCGGCATTTTGGAGTTTACCATTGATAAGAAGCAGGCACCTGAACCTATTGAATGGATGACCATCAGTGCGATAGAATATATAAAGCTGTTAAAGAGCAAAGGTTACACAGAAGAAGAGATCAGAAAACTTTAA
- a CDS encoding DUF937 domain-containing protein — MSLIDLLTGNTGNQVAEQAENKFGISKNQVIALLAVATPLIISYLRNKSQDAKEAEALNSALDKDHNGSILDDASQIEARQAEGGSILDHIFGGQKSTVENQLSQNTGISIDKIGPILAMLAPVVMGYIGQQKQQNNVGAGGLGDLLGGILGNASNQAQAQQSNPLNDILGSVLGGGGQAQSSGNPLNDILGSVLGGGNQQQGGGGLGSILGNILGGK; from the coding sequence ATGAGTTTAATTGACCTACTTACAGGGAACACAGGCAACCAGGTTGCAGAACAGGCTGAAAACAAATTCGGAATCAGCAAAAACCAGGTAATTGCCTTATTAGCAGTAGCTACTCCCCTTATCATTTCTTATCTTAGAAATAAATCTCAGGATGCTAAAGAAGCAGAAGCTTTAAATAGTGCTTTAGATAAAGACCATAACGGAAGTATTTTAGATGATGCCTCACAAATTGAAGCAAGACAGGCTGAAGGAGGATCTATTCTTGATCATATTTTCGGCGGACAAAAAAGTACTGTTGAAAACCAGCTGTCACAAAACACAGGAATTTCAATAGACAAAATAGGTCCTATTCTTGCGATGCTTGCCCCTGTTGTAATGGGTTATATCGGCCAGCAAAAGCAACAAAATAATGTAGGTGCCGGCGGTTTGGGTGATCTTTTAGGAGGAATTCTTGGAAATGCTTCTAATCAGGCTCAGGCTCAGCAGTCTAATCCTTTAAATGACATTCTTGGAAGTGTTTTAGGAGGTGGCGGACAAGCTCAATCATCAGGAAATCCTCTGAACGATATACTGGGAAGTGTATTGGGTGGTGGAAACCAACAACAAGGCGGTGGTGGCTTAGGCAGCATCCTTGGTAATATTCTTGGAGGTAAATAA
- a CDS encoding 30S ribosomal protein THX, with protein sequence MGKGDKKSRRGKINSGSYGKRRPKKASKSFVASEEKPKK encoded by the coding sequence ATGGGAAAAGGAGACAAAAAATCAAGAAGAGGAAAAATTAATTCCGGAAGTTATGGTAAAAGAAGACCTAAAAAGGCTTCAAAATCTTTTGTAGCTTCTGAAGAAAAACCTAAGAAGTAA